GCGGTGTTGAATCTCTTTAGAAATGCCGGAACCATTATCGGCGATCGCAATTTGTACCCACTGGGAATTAATCGCAGCGGTGCGAATCGTAATTCGACTGGGATTGCTCTGGTTTTCTTGATACGTTCGTTTTGCACTCAGTTCTTCAAGAGCGTCAATCGCATTTGCCAGAATATTCATAAACACCTGGTTCAGTGATCCGACATAGCATTCTACAGGTGGCAACTGACCGTAATCTCGAATCACCTGAATTTCTGGATGTTCAGGTTTGCTTTTGAGGCGATGTTGCAAAATTAGTAGCGTACTATTGATACCTTCATGAATATCCACAGCTTTGCATTCTGCCTCATCTAAACGGGAAAAGTTGCGGAGCGATCGCACAATTTCGCAGATGCGCTGAGTGCCCATTTTCATCGATGCGAGGGTTTTGGGCAGATCTTGCTGAATAAACTCTAAATCGAGGTCTGCGACGGCATTTTGGAGTTCGGGTGCGGAATTGGCACTATGTTGTTGATATAACTGCACAAAGGACAATAAATCTTCGACATATTCCTGCACATAAGTGAGATTGCCATGAATAAAATTAACGGGATTGTTAATTTCGTGGGCAACACCAGCAACCAGTTGCCCCAACATTGTCATCTTTTCTGATTGCACTAACTGCACTTGAGACTGCTGCACTTGTTGCAGGGCATCTTTTAGTTCGTTGGTGCGTTCTTCTACCTGGTGTTCTAAGGTTTGATGCAGGTGGCGCAACTTTAATTGAGTGGTCACACGGGCAAGCAACTCTAGTTCTTGAAAGGGTTTGGTGACGTAGTCTACCGCGCCCAGTTTGAAGCCTCTGACCTTATCTGTTGTGTCAGATAGAGCCGTCATAAAAATCACCGGAATGTCGCAGGTAATAGAATCTGCTTTAAGGCGGCGACAGGTCTCAAATCCGTCAATCCCAGGCATCATCACATCCAATAAAATTAAGTCTGGTTGGCTCATGGTTGCCTGTTTGATGGCGCGTTCTCCGTCAGTAGCGATCGCCACCTCAAATCCAGCGTCACCCAACGCTTCTGCCACTACCTCCAAATTGGCTGGAGTGTCATCGACTACTAAAATCAACTGAGTGTTATTCATAATCAGCCTCTTCCAGCGCAGGTAACTTCATCGAGCAATTGCTGAATAAATGCTTCCAATTTAGCAACCTGAAATCCATTGCTTAGATCAAGCAGTTGCTGTGTCAGAGGCGCATACTGTGGATTTTGGTGCTCCAAGGCTTTTGCAACCTCGCTCAGTTTTTTCAATCGTCCATGTTGGGCTAACTGAAGCAACTGGGTCAGGTCTGCCAACGGTGGACTAACAAGTGGCGTGAATGAATTAATGCTGCTGTTTGCTTTAGATATTAACGATTGCACCTGTTCATTCTCTGAAACTGTAGGTTGATAAATCCAGGTCAATTGCAAGTATTTGTGGAGCATCTGAAACAAGTCATCTGCCTGCACAGGCTTTGTCAAAAAATCATTTCCTCCAGCGTCCAAGCTCTGCTGCTGATCCATATTGGAAACCGAGGCAGAAGAGACAATAACCGGAAGCGTTTGAAGAATCTCAGACTGCCGAATCTGTTGGAGAAACTCGTACCCATCCATGATCGGCATCATGATATCAGTGATGATTAAATTTGGCTTGATTTGAATCGCCTTCGTCAATCCATCCTGACCATCCTCTGCTTCGACTACGGTGAAGCCGAGAGGTTCTAACAAGCTGACGATTACCGATCGGTTTTCCCACTTGTCGTCTGCTATGAGAATAGATTTACGTTCACCCTGATAACCTATCAGATACTCTCCGGTAGCGTTAGTCGGGGTCTGTTGCCATTCTGTGGCGATCGGCAATTCTATGTCACAGAAAAAGGTGCTACCCACGCCGATCTGACTTTGTACCTGAATTTGACTGCCCATGAGTTGAGCAATAGTCTGACTGATTGCTAGACCTAAACCAGTGCCTTCGGAATTTCGTTTTGAATCGCTGACCTGTTCAAACGGCTGAAAGATTTTTTCTAACGCCTCTGGACTCATGCCAATCCCGGTATCGCTGACCTGACACCGAAGCGTGACTGTTGATGACTCAGTAGAGTGATCCAGATCATTTAGGGGAATTTGATCAAGCCGTTCGACCCTAAAGGTCACCGTACCCTGATCGGTAAACTTGACGGCATTTCCCAACAGATTAATCAACACCTGCCGCAAGCGTTTCTCATCGACCTCAATGCCCTCTGGTAAGTTGGCATCTGGTAGATACACAAAGTCAATGCCTTTTTGCTCTGCTCGGATACCTACGATCTCGGCAATTCCTTGTAATAGAGCAGGTAGATGAACTGTATGAGGGTCTAACTCCAGCCGACCGGCTTCAATTTTAGAGATGTCCAAAATGTCATTAATCAGGGTTAACAAGTGGGAACCGCACTGATAAATAATGTCAACACCCTTACGTTCTTTTTTGCCCAAACTTTGAGAGCGACTCAGGATCTGGGCATATCCCAAGATGCCGTTGAGTGGAGTTCGTAACTCGTGGCTCATGTTTGCCAAAAATTCACTCTTGGCATGACTGGCAACCTCAGCCGCTTCTTTAGATTGATTCAACGCTGCTGTACGTTCCTCAACTTTGAACTCTAGCTCCTCATTGACTTGCTCTATCCGTGCTTTTACCTGTTCTCGCTCAATGATGACGGCTGACAAAATTAGTGTGGTAACGGTGACAGTTCCAATAAACGCTTGCAATAGCAGCAGAGTTTCGTTGAGAGTGCTGCGATTGAATGAACTTGTGCCTCGGATGGCACCGACGATCGCCAAGGTCGAAACCAAAGCGATCGCCATAGCTGTGAATCGTGGTTTAGCCCGAAATGCCGACCACACTAGCAGTGGAATCAGTAGATACTCAACCGGATAGCCAAAGCCAAAAGCTACCATTCCCACGCCCAGCAGTGAGAAAGCCCAGCCCACAACTTCTAGGATAGACTGAAGCGATCGCCGTGACGAGTGTTGCATTGCTGAGATTGTTGGTTTGACGGCTTTCCCTCTGTGCTTACTCAGCCAATGCTCAATCCAAAACAGCAGCAGCGGTGCAACTACCAGAACTCCAATGGCATCTCCTAACCAGAAAGTTACCCAGCTAATGAGGTAGTTTTTTCCATCAATAAATCCGCACAGATATAGGGTAGTCGAACCTACAGTTGGGCTCACCATACAACTCAGAAGTTCAATTCCAGTAAATTTAGTAACGTTCGGTGCATTAGTAAAAATATGGTGGGAACCTATGAAGCGTTTAATGAGAAATGCACCGACTACTGCCTGTAAAACTGAACCTGTGGCAAGACCGAGACCAGACACGATCGACATGGGCAAAATGCCTGTATTTGCCCAAAGCGCCCACGTTGCAGCAACTAATGCTCCTAACCAAATGCCCCACCAAACTCGATAGCCCATGAGCAAAATTGCTGCAAGTGCAATGCCTGATGGTGGATAGACGGGCGTAATAAATCCGGGCGGAATCGCCAGATATTGCCCAAGTTTTGCTGTGCCATAGTAGATGAGGGCGATCGAAAGGATAAGCAGAATTTTCTTGAAGCTATTGGGGAAGACTTTTGAATTCATTACAGTGAGCTAGACCTAAAGGACTAGAGGTTGAGACGCTTGATTTAATAGACTTGTTGGGAAACAGTGACAAAAATCGCTGAAACCTTTACGTAAATTGAGTTTCAAGAATTTTGTCGAAAATCGCCGAAAGGATTATCACAAAAGGTTTTCAAGGATTTTTAAGTTTATTACCCAACAACTCTAATATCCTAGAAGTGCCCAGATTTACGGTCGAGTTGACCATAAATGACGATGAAGATTGTCAAGCTTTCTGGCAAAGGCAGTAATGCCTTTGTATAGCGATGGAGATATTTTGGTCGCTAAGTGCAGTTAGCTCTGCCAAAACTCCTTAAAGTAACTGGCTACATGCTAGGTATAGCGTACTGGATGCAATAATCCTTGTGTCTCAGATAATGCTGGAGCAAACGAGTATCAGTCCCCCATTGACCAGCTTGTCATCATAGAAAACAGGTTAGGGGGCAAGCTGAAATACAGCGTAAAATGGTGCCACGGCTCTTGGAAACGATTGTTGTACAGATACTCTAAACATTGAAATTCACATTGAAATTCCTGCTGTACATTTATCTGGCGGGGAGTGCAGGGACAAACCTTTGGCACCCAAAGCTTTCAAGGCATTGTGGGTTGGAGAGGCAACAGTTCCACCTTTTCCACAGCCGAGCCCAGGGGTCACTTACCGTTTCGCCCCGCGACTAGTTCACATGAGGGAATTATGGAAGCCTCAGGGGGCACCTGGATTCAGACGACTTCTAGTCGCCTAGACACTTGCGCAAAGGAGTAGGCGCCAAACTACATAAGCTGCACCCACTCCTCCATTTATGGCTTCACCTGTGGCGCTAGCAAACATTCACCAACCTACACGTTGGGTATGACGATGTAGAGCTAGTCATTCGGCACATTGTCTACAGCGAGGCAGAACACTAAGTTAGTAGCGCAGAATCAGAGCAACTCGCTGATGGTTTTGTAGGGTTTCATCATCGACAAATACCACTTTTCCTCCTTTGCCCATCACCGCTTCGATCAGTTCATCCACAGCATCATCCATCACATCGATCGCAGTCAAATCGTCAGCGGACACTAACTTCATACCGCTTGAGTCTACTCGAGCAGGATAGCGAAACCCTTCCTCCACCAGCAGCAAATCTCCACGCCCCTCCTGTGCCATCCGCCATGCTTCCTCCATTCCCGATGCACAGAGTTGAGCCCCGATCGCATTGTCAAGGCGCTCCAGAGCAGTTTTTCGCTGTTCGGTCAAAGCGTCTTGAATGATGGGATAGACCAGCTTGCCTAAGTCATGGGGCGAGGTCTTGTCATGATTGCCGCTGAGAGTTGCAATGACCGCATCTTTGTGCGCTGAAACCTCGTTAAACAGGCTGAAGTAGCGATCGATGCCCACGAGTACCAGCGGCAATGGATCGGCAGCCATCAGCGTTGTCAAAACAGCATCAGCTTTATGCAAATACTGATGGTGCAGGTCATCGCCGCGATTTGCGGAGGTATTCATTTCTTGGCTATCGGGGAGCTTGATGCTGTCGCCAGATTCTGCATTCATTAAGGGAGACTCGTTTGTCCCCACTTCCTCCAAGCTATCGAGTACTCCAGCAAACAGGTTTGTAGAGTTCTCACTCATTGCCAGAACCCAATAGCGAGGCGTTCGGTTCAAGGCAAAGACCAGATCTCGCGTCGCGAAGGTTTCGTCTACCACCACTCGGTCTTCAAAGGCAAAGGCTTGATAATAGACCCGATAGAGTTCTTGGTTAGCAAATATAGCTAGTCCATCTAAGGTATGAGAATAATCGATCGATTCAACAGCTTGGTCGAGTTGAGCCAACACAGGAGTTAGCTCACGTTCAGAGAAATCAAGCTGAAGTCGTTCCTTCGCTTCATTCGTCAGATTTTTTACCCGAATTGGATCTTGCTGATTTTCAGGAGCGCTACGGTGCGTTGTCAGCAAAATGGATACAGACGGATAGCTATGTATGGATTGCAAAAACTTGACATCATCTTGATTCATCACATTTTCTCTTTCAGGGTTTTTGCTCAGGGGGCTTTGGCAGGCATTAGTTGGAGCCTATCGTAGGATAGGTCAGCTAAGCATCTATCAAACTGTTGATATATTCATCATTAATCACGCTGATATCCAGTGATCAGGGATACGACATGAGGTTTTCCAAAGATGGTGTGTACAATGTGCGCAATACACTCGCTGAATTTTGCTCAGAGCCTTCTATGTCTGAAAGTGAGACGGTTACTATTCGTCTTTTTACTGAGATTAAAGGGAAACTTGAAGCTCTCGCTGCCAGTACAAACCGGAGTAAGTCTTGGTTAGCGGCACAGGCGATCGCCTCGTATGTTTAAGAACAGTCTTGGCAGATTCAACATACGAGGGTAGTGTTCTAGACCTGTGGAAGTCATGCAATCATTGAGAAGCAGTATTGTCAGGAAGATCAAACAAGGCAGTTGAAAAAGTTGTCTGCCCTAGTTGTGAAAATGAAGACGTAGTCAAACATGGACAGTCTCACGAGGGCAAGCAACGCTATCGATGTCGCAATCTAGCTTGCTCTCGCTGTACCTTCATTCGTCACTATGCTTATCGGGGATACCTCCCTGAAGTCAAGCAACAGATCGCAGATCTGGTTGTTAATGGCAGTGGCATTCACGATACTGCTCGTGTGCTAAAGATTAGCCCGACGACTGTAATGCTGCGGTAAACGAGCAAGGCATTAACGCAATGCATTGGGTATTCATCCTTGATTTCGTTCCAGTATCCGATCACACATTCACCTCTCCACAAAATTCTGCGATCACCTCAGCTTTTGTTGCATCCAGTGGAAAGCTTTTGGAATAGGTGGAATACATCAGCATAAGATCGCACTTAAGACGCGATCGCCACTCTTAAACGTGGTCTAGTTCGCCTAGAATAGGGCATGGAAGTTTCCTGTTTTTATCAAAATGCCGGAGAACGCTCTTATATAAAACTTCTAGAAGTAATTCGCGGCACGTTTGCTTAACTCGTCTAGCTAAGTAGATAAAAGGCATAGCTAAGCATCAGTCCAAGTGATGCAGAGATGATCACTGTGAACGTGATTACCATACCGATTACTCGATATCGAAAGGTTTCTTTGACTTGGCTAACCCCGATCGCATGGGTGATGCGTCCGATCACGAGGGCGCTACATAGAATGTGAATGCAGAGGTTTGCCCGTGTCTGGGTTTCTAGAAAATAGATCAATAAGAGTGAAAGCGGGACATATTCTGCGAAGTTTGCATGAACGCGAACGGCTCTTGCCAGCATGGGCTGGTCTCCGTCCCCGATCGCAACCCCTAGTTGCCTTCTCAGTAAAAGTGTGCGGATACTCAGTGCGACGAACACAAGACCGAGAATGGCTGCATAAATTGAAGTTGTCAGCATAAATTTATTAAGGAAGGGGTAGGGTGTTTTAGCTCGTATCGTCTGTGATTTACAACTGTAAGAAACAGCACTGAGGCTTAAATTACAGTTCTGCCTGAAACATCGGAAGGGTTCATCTACTCATCTTGTGAAATTGCCAACGAGACGATTGCTTCCTCTCCTACTTAACTGCCTGACGTTTCACAGCCTGTTCGATCGCCTGAATCGCTTCATCACACCAAGCTATCCACTCTTCTTGATATCGAATGCCGCGACGAATGACTAAGTGCATGTAGAGATCCTTCAGGTCTAGCGAGTCGAGATGCTGAGAGAAATGCTCATCTAATGTCTTGACGTGTTGCGCCATTTCAAAATGCAGTTGCCGCCGCCGTTCAATTTCGCGAATCACGCTCTGAGAAGGAATGAGATGACCCGCCAACCCCATTACGCCTAAATCCTCGCGAATGGCGGCGGGTTCACAGGGTTTTGTTAGCCAATCAATCAGTTCTTGCTGTCCTTGATCGGTGGTGGAATAGATTTTCTTATCAAGCCGTCCTTGTTGGGGAATCGCTTTGTAGGTAACGCTGCCCTGCTGCTCTAACTTTGTCAGTTCGGCATAAATCTGCTGCTGACTTGCCTTCCAAAAGCAACTGCCAAATCCTTCAGCAAACTCTTTCGCAACGTCATAACCGCTTAGAGGCTGACGAGATAGAAATGCCAGGATGGTGTGCTTGAGTGCCATAACTAAAAACTCTACTTGACGGATTCAATAGGTTGAGTATACCTTGATTATTGTACTCAAGTTTTTGAATACAATAAATGGAGTAGTGCATGAATCACATGAATTGGGGAGCTAAAGGGCGATCGCCTCACTTAGGAATGATGCTTGGGATCGGTTGCTTCTTGCTGGGTGGCGGGATTGCTTATCGAGTGTGGTGGAATCGAGTGTGGTGGAGCCATCCGATTCAGCCGCCGATCGCTGTAGCTGCTGCGCCTACGATTGAAACGGTATCTGCTCTAGGGCGATTGGAGCCAGAGGGTGAGGTAATTCAAGTGTTTGCGCCCACTTCCTTGGAGGGTGCGCGAGTTGAAGCTCTTAAAGTGAGCCATGGTCAACAGATTCGCAAAGGAGAGGTCATTGCCGTTCTAGATACTTATGAGCGTCGGCAGGCAGCTTTACGCGAGGCGCAAGAGCAGTTGAAGGTCGCCCAATCTCGGTTAAAGCAGGTGGAAGCAGGTGCAAAGTCAGGAGAAATTCGGGCACAGGCGCGAGTGGTTGATCGCCAACAGGTTGAACTACAAACTGAAACCACTGCCCAGGAAGCCACGATCGCCCGTTTGCAAGCAGAACTTCGCAATGCAGAACTCGAAGATCGGCGCTATCAAACGCTTTATACCGAAGGAGCCGTCTCTGCTTCCTTGCGCGATGGGAAGCAATTGACCGCCGATACAGTGCGGCAACAGCTAAACGAGGCGCAGGCCAATTTAAGCCGGATTCAGTTGTCTCGGCAAAAGCAGATCGCTGAAGCGCAAGCCACGCTCGATCAGATTGCAGAGGTTCGTCCGGTTGATGTAAATGTGATGCGATCGCAGGTGTCTCAAGCACAGGCAAGTGTGGTGAGAGTAAAGGCGGAGCTAGATCTGGCAACAGTGAGATCACCTCAAGATGGACAAGTTCTCAAAATCCATACTCGCCCCGGAGAGCTAGTTGGGACTCAAGGCATCATTAGCTTGGGGCAAACTCAGAGAATGGTGGCGGTCGCAGAAGTGTATGAGTTAGATGTCAGTCGTATTCGCGAAGGACAGTCTGCAACTGTGATTAGCAAGAACAATGCTTTTTCAAATGTGCTGAGTGGCAAGGTTGTAGAAGTCGGATTGGAGATCAACAAACAGGATGTCCTGAACACTGATCCAGCCGCAAAGTTTGATGCGCGGGTTGTGGAAGTAAAAGTGCGGTTAGATGAATCGTCTAGCCGTCGGGTTGCAGGTTTAACAAATTTGAGCATTCAAGTATCGATCGATGTTAAATCTTGAGGAAATTAAATGTCAGAACAGAGCAGGAAAAAGAAACCATTATTTCTTTCTTGGCTACAGCTACGGAAAGAACGATCGCGTCTGCTAGTGGCGATCGCAGGTATTAGCTTTGCCGATGTCCTGATGTTTTTGCAAATGGGCTTTCGTGGCGCATTGTTTAGTAGTGCCGTGGAGTTTCACAATAGCCTGAACGGTGAAATTGTCATGCTGAGTGGGCGATCGCGATCGCTAATTTCCCTCGATCGCTTTACAGAGCGACGATTGTATCAAGCATCTGGTGTGGATGGAGTGCAATCAGTTAGCCCAATTTATTTGAATTCCGTGCAATGGCGCAATCCTGAAAATAAAGAAATTTGGGATATCTATGCGATCGGCATTAATCCAGAACATCGAGTAATGAATGTCCCTGGTGTAGAAGCCAATCGTGAAAAACTGCGCGAACCAGATACAGTCCTATTTAATTCAGGTTCTCGTCAAGAATTTGGAGCGATCGCGCCAAAGTTTGAAGCAGGTGAATCGATTGCGACTGAAATTAACGAACGTCAAGTTCAAGTTCAAGGCTTATTCCAACTTAGCCCGACCTTTGGCATTAATGCCTACCTCGTCACTAGCGATGTCAACTTTTTACGTATAGCTAATTTTCGCCAAGGTGGATTAGTGGATGTGGGAGTCATCAAGCTTAAACCCAATGCCAATGTCCAAGCTGTTTTAGCAGAGTTGCGATCGCGTCTGCCCAGTGATGTCAAAATCATGACCAGAGACGACTATGCGCGAGCCGAAGTTGCTTTTTGGAATGCCAGCACACCCGTAGGCTATACCTTCGATCTAGGGGTGGTCATTGCTTTCATTGTCGGTGCTGTAATTGTCTATCAGATTCTGTACAGCGATGTCACCGATCATTTACCTGAATATGCCACACTCAAGGCGATGGGATTTCGCGATCGCTATTTGTTCATCGT
The Timaviella obliquedivisa GSE-PSE-MK23-08B DNA segment above includes these coding regions:
- a CDS encoding ABC exporter membrane fusion protein encodes the protein MMLGIGCFLLGGGIAYRVWWNRVWWSHPIQPPIAVAAAPTIETVSALGRLEPEGEVIQVFAPTSLEGARVEALKVSHGQQIRKGEVIAVLDTYERRQAALREAQEQLKVAQSRLKQVEAGAKSGEIRAQARVVDRQQVELQTETTAQEATIARLQAELRNAELEDRRYQTLYTEGAVSASLRDGKQLTADTVRQQLNEAQANLSRIQLSRQKQIAEAQATLDQIAEVRPVDVNVMRSQVSQAQASVVRVKAELDLATVRSPQDGQVLKIHTRPGELVGTQGIISLGQTQRMVAVAEVYELDVSRIREGQSATVISKNNAFSNVLSGKVVEVGLEINKQDVLNTDPAAKFDARVVEVKVRLDESSSRRVAGLTNLSIQVSIDVKS
- a CDS encoding ribbon-helix-helix domain-containing protein — encoded protein: MRFSKDGVYNVRNTLAEFCSEPSMSESETVTIRLFTEIKGKLEALAASTNRSKSWLAAQAIASYV
- a CDS encoding PadR family transcriptional regulator; its protein translation is MALKHTILAFLSRQPLSGYDVAKEFAEGFGSCFWKASQQQIYAELTKLEQQGSVTYKAIPQQGRLDKKIYSTTDQGQQELIDWLTKPCEPAAIREDLGVMGLAGHLIPSQSVIREIERRRQLHFEMAQHVKTLDEHFSQHLDSLDLKDLYMHLVIRRGIRYQEEWIAWCDEAIQAIEQAVKRQAVK
- a CDS encoding MASE1 domain-containing protein gives rise to the protein MNSKVFPNSFKKILLILSIALIYYGTAKLGQYLAIPPGFITPVYPPSGIALAAILLMGYRVWWGIWLGALVAATWALWANTGILPMSIVSGLGLATGSVLQAVVGAFLIKRFIGSHHIFTNAPNVTKFTGIELLSCMVSPTVGSTTLYLCGFIDGKNYLISWVTFWLGDAIGVLVVAPLLLFWIEHWLSKHRGKAVKPTISAMQHSSRRSLQSILEVVGWAFSLLGVGMVAFGFGYPVEYLLIPLLVWSAFRAKPRFTAMAIALVSTLAIVGAIRGTSSFNRSTLNETLLLLQAFIGTVTVTTLILSAVIIEREQVKARIEQVNEELEFKVEERTAALNQSKEAAEVASHAKSEFLANMSHELRTPLNGILGYAQILSRSQSLGKKERKGVDIIYQCGSHLLTLINDILDISKIEAGRLELDPHTVHLPALLQGIAEIVGIRAEQKGIDFVYLPDANLPEGIEVDEKRLRQVLINLLGNAVKFTDQGTVTFRVERLDQIPLNDLDHSTESSTVTLRCQVSDTGIGMSPEALEKIFQPFEQVSDSKRNSEGTGLGLAISQTIAQLMGSQIQVQSQIGVGSTFFCDIELPIATEWQQTPTNATGEYLIGYQGERKSILIADDKWENRSVIVSLLEPLGFTVVEAEDGQDGLTKAIQIKPNLIITDIMMPIMDGYEFLQQIRQSEILQTLPVIVSSASVSNMDQQQSLDAGGNDFLTKPVQADDLFQMLHKYLQLTWIYQPTVSENEQVQSLISKANSSINSFTPLVSPPLADLTQLLQLAQHGRLKKLSEVAKALEHQNPQYAPLTQQLLDLSNGFQVAKLEAFIQQLLDEVTCAGRG
- a CDS encoding hybrid sensor histidine kinase/response regulator, with the protein product MNNTQLILVVDDTPANLEVVAEALGDAGFEVAIATDGERAIKQATMSQPDLILLDVMMPGIDGFETCRRLKADSITCDIPVIFMTALSDTTDKVRGFKLGAVDYVTKPFQELELLARVTTQLKLRHLHQTLEHQVEERTNELKDALQQVQQSQVQLVQSEKMTMLGQLVAGVAHEINNPVNFIHGNLTYVQEYVEDLLSFVQLYQQHSANSAPELQNAVADLDLEFIQQDLPKTLASMKMGTQRICEIVRSLRNFSRLDEAECKAVDIHEGINSTLLILQHRLKSKPEHPEIQVIRDYGQLPPVECYVGSLNQVFMNILANAIDALEELSAKRTYQENQSNPSRITIRTAAINSQWVQIAIADNGSGISKEIQHRIFDPFFTTKPSGKGTGMGMSISYQIVTEKHKGKLICISTSGQGTEFIIQIPLRSSLMQQPSDRVATR
- a CDS encoding MAPEG family protein; this encodes MLTTSIYAAILGLVFVALSIRTLLLRRQLGVAIGDGDQPMLARAVRVHANFAEYVPLSLLLIYFLETQTRANLCIHILCSALVIGRITHAIGVSQVKETFRYRVIGMVITFTVIISASLGLMLSYAFYLLS
- the devC gene encoding ABC transporter permease DevC, translated to MSEQSRKKKPLFLSWLQLRKERSRLLVAIAGISFADVLMFLQMGFRGALFSSAVEFHNSLNGEIVMLSGRSRSLISLDRFTERRLYQASGVDGVQSVSPIYLNSVQWRNPENKEIWDIYAIGINPEHRVMNVPGVEANREKLREPDTVLFNSGSRQEFGAIAPKFEAGESIATEINERQVQVQGLFQLSPTFGINAYLVTSDVNFLRIANFRQGGLVDVGVIKLKPNANVQAVLAELRSRLPSDVKIMTRDDYARAEVAFWNASTPVGYTFDLGVVIAFIVGAVIVYQILYSDVTDHLPEYATLKAMGFRDRYLFIVVFQESLILAALGFIPGTLIALGIYRITNIATMLPMAMDLGRIVFVFVLTAIMSSSSAAIAARKLQTADPADIF